A genomic region of Rhizobium sp. NXC24 contains the following coding sequences:
- a CDS encoding MFS transporter has protein sequence MPATSAARRESTPLPEKTISPLLTFMFAAACGLVAANLYYGQPLAGPISQALGFTPAATGLIVTLTQIGYGLGLLLIVPLGDLLENRRLVLTLIGLSALALVGAAFAWSPSLFLLASLCIGLASVAVQVLVPFAAHMAPDASRGAVVGNVMSGLLCGIMLARPAASFLSELFSWHAVYILSAGVMIGLAIILRVVLPTRVPHTKLHYGQLLYSMGHLALHTPVLQRRALYQACMFGAFSLFWTTTPLLLASPAFGLTQNGIALFALAGAAGAVASPIAGRVADRGWTKLATTFALVLAIIALLIGHASGSGSLLALATLTLSGILLDFGVQTNLVLGQRAIFALSAEHRSRLNGLYMATFFAGGALGSAIGGWAYATGGWNLASWIGVCFPVVALLIFLTERQK, from the coding sequence ATGCCCGCAACTTCCGCTGCCAGACGGGAGAGCACACCGCTCCCCGAGAAGACCATTTCACCGCTGTTGACATTCATGTTCGCTGCCGCCTGCGGGCTGGTGGCCGCCAATCTCTATTACGGCCAGCCGCTGGCCGGTCCGATCAGCCAGGCGCTGGGATTCACGCCGGCGGCAACCGGTTTGATCGTGACACTAACGCAGATCGGTTACGGCCTCGGCCTGCTGCTGATCGTGCCGCTCGGCGATCTCCTGGAAAACCGCAGGCTGGTACTGACGCTGATCGGTCTTTCGGCACTGGCGCTCGTCGGCGCCGCCTTTGCGTGGTCGCCGTCGCTCTTCCTGCTCGCCTCGCTCTGCATCGGCCTCGCCTCCGTCGCTGTCCAGGTGCTGGTGCCTTTCGCCGCCCATATGGCGCCGGATGCCAGCCGCGGCGCGGTTGTGGGCAATGTCATGAGTGGCCTGCTTTGCGGCATCATGCTCGCGCGGCCCGCGGCAAGCTTCCTGTCGGAACTCTTCTCCTGGCATGCGGTCTATATCCTCTCCGCCGGCGTCATGATCGGACTTGCCATCATCCTTCGCGTCGTCCTGCCGACCCGTGTTCCGCATACCAAGCTGCATTACGGCCAACTGCTTTATTCGATGGGCCATCTCGCGCTGCATACGCCGGTGCTACAGCGCCGCGCGCTCTATCAGGCCTGCATGTTCGGCGCCTTCAGCCTGTTCTGGACGACGACGCCGCTGCTGCTTGCAAGCCCTGCCTTCGGCCTGACGCAGAACGGTATTGCGCTCTTCGCGCTGGCTGGAGCTGCGGGCGCGGTCGCTTCGCCGATTGCCGGCCGTGTCGCTGATCGCGGCTGGACGAAGCTTGCCACCACCTTCGCCCTAGTGCTCGCCATCATCGCGCTCCTTATTGGCCATGCGTCCGGCAGCGGTTCGCTACTGGCGCTGGCGACATTGACGCTCTCCGGCATCCTGCTCGATTTCGGCGTACAGACCAATCTCGTGCTCGGCCAGCGCGCCATCTTTGCGCTGAGCGCCGAACATCGCAGCCGCCTGAACGGTCTCTACATGGCGACATTCTTTGCCGGCGGCGCCCTCGGCTCGGCGATCGGCGGCTGGGCCTATGCCACCGGCGGCTGGAACCTCGCCTCTTGGATCGGCGTCTGCTTCCCGGTCGTGGCGCTGCTCATTTTCCTGACCGAGCGGCAGAAATGA
- a CDS encoding NAD(P)/FAD-dependent oxidoreductase, translating into MKSLKIAIVGAGPAGLAAALFLSRAGHTTEIIERFDSPSPVGSALMLQPTGLTVLESLGLGPAIHTAGNRIDRLFGTEAKRGCIVLDVRYDTLAGGRYGLAVHRAALFDTLYDEVSARRHLVLTGRRVTGVLEEGSHTHLITEGGERLGPYDLVVDASGARSELVAACPVAPRVRNLAYGAFWATLDCPDGLVDERALTQRYDQAKVMIGVLPIGQRKPDLPKQAALFWSLKIADADEVRRQGLERWKSAIRGYWPECQPLLDQIIDWEQLTLARYAHRTVAIPYSGRTVFVGDSAHSTSPQLGQGANMALLDVAALAHALAGNDDISAALAAYAKARRMHVRLFQLLSLTFTPFYQSDSAALAWIRDRLVAMIARVPPGPQILASIVSGTLIDPFAAAGLSECDWLRTIVPQPS; encoded by the coding sequence GTGAAATCCCTGAAAATTGCGATCGTCGGTGCCGGACCTGCGGGCCTTGCGGCTGCCCTGTTTCTATCACGTGCCGGTCATACGACGGAAATTATCGAGCGGTTCGATAGTCCTTCGCCGGTCGGATCCGCGCTGATGCTGCAGCCAACCGGCCTGACCGTGCTGGAATCGCTCGGCCTCGGTCCTGCCATTCACACCGCCGGCAATCGCATCGATCGGCTGTTCGGCACCGAGGCGAAACGTGGCTGCATCGTTCTTGACGTGCGCTATGACACGCTGGCCGGCGGGCGCTATGGGCTGGCGGTTCATCGCGCCGCACTGTTCGACACGCTCTATGACGAAGTCTCTGCGCGGCGACACCTTGTCCTCACCGGACGGCGGGTAACTGGCGTGCTGGAAGAGGGCAGTCACACCCATCTCATTACCGAGGGCGGAGAGCGGTTGGGGCCGTATGATCTTGTCGTCGACGCGAGCGGCGCGCGTTCTGAGTTGGTCGCTGCCTGCCCGGTCGCACCACGGGTGCGCAATCTCGCCTATGGCGCCTTCTGGGCGACGCTGGATTGTCCCGATGGATTGGTGGATGAGAGGGCACTGACGCAGCGCTACGACCAAGCGAAAGTGATGATCGGCGTGTTGCCGATCGGACAGCGTAAGCCGGATCTGCCGAAGCAGGCGGCGTTGTTCTGGAGCTTGAAGATAGCGGATGCAGACGAGGTGCGCCGGCAGGGGCTTGAGCGCTGGAAGTCGGCGATCCGCGGCTATTGGCCGGAATGCCAGCCGTTGCTTGATCAAATTATCGATTGGGAACAGTTGACGCTGGCGCGCTACGCCCATCGAACCGTGGCCATTCCCTATAGCGGCCGCACGGTTTTCGTCGGCGACTCCGCCCATTCGACCAGCCCGCAACTCGGGCAGGGCGCCAATATGGCGCTGCTGGATGTAGCGGCGCTTGCGCATGCATTGGCGGGCAACGACGATATCAGCGCGGCGCTTGCGGCTTACGCCAAAGCGCGGCGCATGCATGTGCGGCTGTTCCAGTTGCTATCGCTGACGTTTACGCCGTTCTACCAGTCGGATTCGGCAGCATTGGCCTGGATCCGGGATCGACTGGTTGCCATGATCGCCAGGGTACCGCCGGGGCCGCAGATCTTGGCGTCTATTGTCTCCGGCACCTTGATCGACCCATTTGCCGCTGCCGGCCTCAGTGAATGCGACTGGCTGCGGACCATCGTTCCGCAGCCGTCTTGA
- a CDS encoding helix-turn-helix domain-containing protein, whose translation MSASTVVNLRSTEEPLRVFDVSKLDFTNCPVRDLISQIGGKWSVLLLEALAQRPYRFGELRRMVPDISQRMLTQTLRDLQRDGYIGREVFPTKPPSVEYRMTDLGRSLYVPLAQLLNWAEANHDAVRAARVRFDQSQD comes from the coding sequence ATGAGCGCCAGCACCGTCGTCAACTTGCGCAGCACAGAGGAACCGCTGCGTGTCTTCGATGTCAGCAAACTCGATTTTACGAATTGCCCGGTGCGGGACCTGATCTCGCAGATCGGCGGCAAGTGGTCGGTGTTGCTGCTGGAAGCCTTGGCGCAGCGGCCGTATCGTTTCGGCGAGCTGCGGCGCATGGTGCCGGATATTTCACAGCGCATGTTGACCCAGACGCTGCGGGACCTCCAGCGCGATGGCTATATCGGCCGCGAGGTGTTTCCAACCAAGCCGCCGAGTGTCGAATATCGCATGACCGATCTCGGCCGCTCGCTGTATGTGCCTTTGGCGCAACTCTTGAATTGGGCCGAGGCCAACCATGATGCTGTGCGCGCTGCACGCGTCCGTTTCGATCAATCGCAGGACTGA
- a CDS encoding SDR family oxidoreductase codes for MSSTLLVTGAAGQLGQRVIHHLLETYRVAPSRIIAATRSPEKLADLAAKGVVTRKADFDDAASLSAAFAGVDRLLIISTDSLAVPGQRLKQHTAAVEAAKAAGVKHILYTSMPAPEGSLVSFAPDHLGTENAIKASGIGYTILRDAWYFDNYLMGLPHSLETGKWYTATGGGRVSNISREDCALAIAAALASDATEDATYTLTGSTAVTIDEIASVVSRITDRPLEVVQVNDEQLAAGLNGAGLPKFVVDMLVSFDANIRAGNFNILTNDFNKLTGKEPQTLRSFVEEHKAALLG; via the coding sequence ATGAGCAGCACTCTTCTCGTCACCGGCGCCGCGGGTCAGCTTGGTCAGCGCGTCATTCATCACCTGCTGGAGACATACAGGGTCGCGCCCAGCCGCATCATTGCCGCCACCCGCAGCCCGGAGAAGCTTGCCGACCTCGCCGCCAAGGGCGTCGTCACCCGCAAGGCCGATTTTGATGATGCCGCCAGCCTGTCCGCCGCCTTTGCCGGCGTCGACCGCCTGCTTATCATCAGCACCGACTCGCTCGCCGTTCCCGGTCAGCGCCTGAAGCAGCATACGGCTGCCGTTGAAGCCGCGAAGGCCGCTGGCGTGAAGCACATTCTCTACACCTCCATGCCGGCCCCGGAAGGTTCGCTCGTCAGCTTCGCGCCTGACCATCTCGGCACGGAAAACGCCATCAAGGCAAGCGGCATCGGCTACACCATCCTGCGCGACGCCTGGTATTTCGACAACTATCTGATGGGTCTGCCGCATAGCCTCGAAACCGGCAAGTGGTACACCGCGACCGGCGGCGGCCGCGTCAGCAACATCAGCCGCGAAGATTGCGCGCTCGCCATCGCCGCCGCCTTGGCGTCCGATGCGACGGAAGATGCTACCTACACTCTGACGGGCTCGACTGCCGTCACCATCGATGAGATTGCGAGCGTCGTCAGCAGGATCACCGACCGTCCGCTGGAAGTCGTACAGGTCAACGACGAACAACTCGCCGCTGGCCTCAACGGCGCCGGCCTGCCGAAATTCGTGGTCGACATGCTCGTCTCCTTCGACGCTAACATCCGCGCCGGCAATTTCAACATCCTCACGAACGACTTCAACAAGCTGACCGGCAAGGAGCCGCAGACACTGCGCAGCTTCGTCGAGGAACACAAGGCCGCGTTGCTCGGCTAA
- a CDS encoding pyridoxine 5'-phosphate synthase codes for MPAKLSVNLNAIAMLRNRRDLPWPSVTGLGRIALAAGASGLTVHPRPDQRHIRFSDLPEIRALIDDEFPEAEFNIEGYPTDEFFDLCASVEPEQVTLVPDDPSQATSDHGWDFRKNRDLLVDVVAKYKKIGCRVSLFADGDGDADAVKIAKEVGADRIELYTGPYGGCYDAPERAAVILEALGKTADAAFANGLDVNAGHDLTVANLPALLKRIPKLAETSIGHGLTADALEYGMAETVRRFRRACGQAV; via the coding sequence ATGCCCGCCAAGCTCTCCGTGAACCTCAACGCCATCGCGATGCTGCGTAACCGGCGCGATCTTCCCTGGCCAAGTGTCACGGGCTTGGGACGCATCGCGCTTGCCGCCGGCGCCAGCGGTCTGACCGTGCATCCGCGGCCCGATCAGCGGCACATCCGCTTCTCTGATCTGCCCGAAATCCGGGCGCTGATCGACGATGAATTTCCGGAAGCGGAGTTCAATATCGAAGGCTATCCGACAGACGAGTTCTTCGATCTCTGTGCATCCGTAGAGCCGGAGCAGGTGACGCTGGTACCCGACGATCCCTCACAGGCGACATCCGACCACGGCTGGGATTTCCGTAAGAACCGCGATTTGCTGGTCGATGTCGTCGCCAAATACAAGAAGATCGGCTGCCGCGTTTCGCTGTTTGCCGACGGCGACGGCGATGCCGACGCGGTGAAGATCGCCAAGGAGGTCGGTGCCGACCGCATCGAGCTTTACACCGGCCCCTATGGTGGCTGCTATGACGCACCGGAGCGCGCTGCCGTCATTCTCGAAGCGCTTGGCAAGACGGCTGATGCTGCATTCGCCAACGGCCTTGACGTCAATGCCGGTCACGATTTGACGGTCGCCAATCTGCCAGCGTTGCTTAAGCGTATTCCGAAGCTTGCAGAGACTTCGATCGGCCATGGGCTGACTGCCGATGCGCTGGAATATGGCATGGCCGAAACGGTGCGGCGCTTCCGCCGGGCTTGTGGTCAGGCGGTTTGA
- a CDS encoding ATP-dependent RecD-like DNA helicase — protein MQFAPQQDEALKAVAKWLKERRSPLFRLFGYAGTGKTTLARHFAEHVDGEVLFAAFTGKAAQVLRSRGASNAKTIHSLIYRPRGEEAVEDEETGKTSIAPMFTINRQSPVAKAALIIVDECSMVDEALGKDLMSFGTPILVLGDPGQLPPVSGGGFFTNEEPDYLLTDIHRQARDNPIIQLAMHVREGREIMHGDYGTAQVISKNEVTQPLVLEADQVLVGTNRTRRRYNQRLRELKGFTAEYPQSGDKLVCLRNDPAKGLLNGSLWQVMTSSRETTKPGINLLVRPEDDDMDRGAAKIKLLKQAFEDVEGEIPWSTRKRYDEFDYGYALTVHKAQGSQWNNVVLFDESWAFRDTRERWLYTAITRAAETLTIVR, from the coding sequence ATGCAATTCGCACCACAACAAGACGAAGCGCTCAAGGCCGTTGCCAAATGGCTGAAGGAACGGCGCTCGCCGCTGTTTCGCCTGTTCGGTTATGCCGGTACGGGCAAGACGACGCTTGCCCGGCATTTTGCCGAGCATGTCGATGGCGAAGTCCTGTTTGCCGCCTTTACCGGCAAGGCGGCGCAGGTGCTGCGCTCACGCGGCGCCAGCAACGCCAAGACCATCCATTCGCTGATCTATCGCCCGCGCGGTGAAGAGGCCGTCGAGGACGAAGAAACCGGCAAGACGTCGATCGCCCCGATGTTCACCATCAACCGGCAGAGCCCGGTCGCCAAGGCCGCGCTGATCATCGTCGACGAATGTTCGATGGTGGATGAAGCACTCGGCAAGGACCTGATGAGTTTCGGCACGCCGATCCTCGTCCTCGGCGACCCCGGGCAGTTGCCGCCGGTTTCGGGCGGCGGGTTCTTCACCAACGAAGAGCCGGACTATCTTCTGACGGACATTCACCGTCAGGCCCGTGACAATCCGATCATCCAACTCGCCATGCATGTGCGCGAGGGCAGGGAGATCATGCACGGCGATTACGGCACCGCGCAGGTGATTTCGAAGAATGAAGTGACGCAGCCGCTGGTGCTCGAGGCGGATCAGGTGTTGGTGGGCACCAACCGGACCCGCCGGCGGTACAATCAGCGACTGCGCGAGCTCAAGGGTTTTACGGCCGAATATCCGCAATCCGGGGACAAGCTGGTCTGCCTGCGCAACGACCCCGCCAAGGGCCTGCTCAACGGTTCGCTCTGGCAGGTGATGACATCTTCCAGGGAAACCACGAAGCCCGGCATCAATCTGCTTGTTCGGCCGGAAGATGACGACATGGATCGGGGTGCCGCGAAGATCAAGCTGCTGAAGCAGGCCTTCGAGGATGTCGAGGGCGAGATCCCCTGGTCGACCCGCAAGCGCTATGACGAATTCGACTATGGCTACGCGCTGACCGTGCATAAAGCGCAGGGTTCGCAGTGGAACAATGTGGTGTTGTTCGATGAAAGCTGGGCGTTTCGCGATACGCGCGAGCGCTGGCTTTATACGGCGATTACGCGTGCCGCCGAGACGCTGACGATCGTCCGCTGA
- a CDS encoding RNA polymerase sigma factor, whose translation MPHGPDRTGRDAGGASPAPDSFEAEVLALLPSLRRYSRSLTRSDADGEDLLQDCVEKVLVRRSQWRGLNLRGWVLTIMTNLYRNGLRQQGRRNFVDLDDNTDLPATETSSDPLERSRLEAALNSLGEDYRAVLMLVVVEGYSYQDVATTLDIPIGTVMSRLSRARRKMTNLMSAENVITLRRPK comes from the coding sequence ATGCCGCACGGCCCTGATCGGACCGGCCGGGATGCGGGGGGAGCCTCCCCCGCACCCGACAGCTTCGAGGCGGAGGTGCTGGCGCTCCTCCCCTCGTTACGGCGCTATTCGCGCAGCCTCACCCGATCCGACGCCGATGGCGAAGACCTTCTGCAGGATTGCGTGGAAAAGGTGCTGGTGCGGCGCAGCCAGTGGCGCGGGCTGAACCTGCGCGGCTGGGTGCTCACCATCATGACCAATCTCTACCGCAACGGCCTGCGCCAGCAAGGTCGTCGCAATTTCGTCGATCTTGACGACAACACCGATCTGCCGGCCACTGAGACCAGCAGTGACCCTTTGGAGCGCTCGCGATTGGAAGCGGCGCTGAACAGCCTCGGGGAGGATTACCGCGCAGTGCTGATGCTGGTGGTGGTCGAAGGCTACAGCTATCAGGACGTCGCCACCACACTGGATATTCCGATCGGCACCGTCATGTCGCGCCTGTCTCGAGCGCGCCGGAAAATGACCAATCTGATGAGTGCCGAGAATGTCATTACGCTTCGGAGACCGAAATGA
- a CDS encoding anti-sigma factor — protein sequence MSERNPTVTEADLHAFADGLLPADDHARLKAWLVENSEQADQISAWQAQNASIKALFAPYETSKEGDRELVLRIPASSVPAAASRRLRWLPMAAASLAIFLVGAAAGHFGPPLLTQPDLRLAGIEALPRQAQSAFVVYASDVRHPVEVGADQEAHLATWLGKRMNVAGLKVPSLSALGFQLVGGRLLPINGTPGALFMYENASGQRLTVLVGSNKDNTTTSFRFTSAGTVETFYWIDGKLGYAVTGEISRDMLRRVADECYKQFSS from the coding sequence ATGAGCGAACGTAACCCGACCGTGACCGAAGCGGATCTCCACGCCTTTGCGGACGGATTGCTGCCGGCGGACGATCACGCCCGATTGAAAGCCTGGCTTGTCGAAAACTCCGAACAAGCGGACCAGATCTCCGCATGGCAGGCGCAAAACGCCAGCATCAAGGCGCTGTTTGCGCCGTATGAAACGTCGAAGGAAGGCGACCGTGAGCTGGTATTGCGCATCCCGGCGTCGTCTGTGCCTGCCGCAGCGTCACGTCGGCTTCGCTGGCTGCCGATGGCCGCGGCCTCCCTAGCGATCTTCCTGGTCGGCGCTGCCGCCGGCCATTTCGGCCCACCGCTTCTGACGCAGCCGGACCTTCGCCTGGCGGGTATCGAAGCGCTGCCGCGGCAGGCGCAATCGGCCTTCGTCGTCTATGCGAGCGATGTCCGCCACCCGGTCGAGGTCGGCGCGGATCAGGAAGCACATCTTGCCACCTGGCTCGGCAAGCGCATGAATGTCGCCGGCCTCAAGGTGCCGAGCCTCAGCGCGCTCGGCTTCCAGCTCGTCGGCGGCCGTCTGCTGCCGATCAACGGCACGCCCGGTGCACTCTTCATGTATGAGAACGCCAGCGGCCAACGCTTGACCGTGCTCGTCGGCAGCAACAAGGACAATACGACGACCAGCTTCCGCTTCACCAGTGCCGGTACGGTCGAGACCTTCTACTGGATCGACGGCAAGCTCGGCTATGCCGTTACCGGCGAAATCTCGCGCGACATGCTGAGGCGGGTGGCGGATGAATGCTATAAGCAGTTCTCATCGTAA
- a CDS encoding nitrile hydratase accessory protein has product MSASETSSLLAQSPQLPKSADGEPVFPEPWAAEAFAMTVHLHEKRLFSWGEWAEQLSAELYKPGRAKDGSDYFDCWVAALSSMLISRGIADASAILDLQKSWQRAAEATPHGKPILLENDPER; this is encoded by the coding sequence TTGAGCGCGTCTGAGACCTCGTCGCTCCTGGCGCAATCGCCGCAACTGCCAAAATCCGCCGATGGTGAGCCGGTCTTCCCCGAGCCCTGGGCGGCGGAGGCTTTTGCAATGACCGTGCATCTGCATGAGAAGAGACTGTTTAGCTGGGGCGAGTGGGCAGAGCAGCTTTCTGCCGAATTGTACAAGCCTGGCCGGGCCAAAGACGGCAGCGATTATTTCGACTGTTGGGTGGCCGCACTCTCCAGCATGTTGATCAGCCGCGGCATCGCCGATGCGAGCGCGATCCTCGACCTGCAGAAAAGCTGGCAGCGCGCGGCGGAAGCGACGCCGCACGGCAAGCCGATCTTGCTGGAGAACGATCCCGAACGCTGA
- the nthB gene encoding nitrile hydratase subunit beta: MNGPHDLGGQMGFGPVAPEPNEPVFHAEWEKRALGLTLSCGAFGAWSIDESRHARENIPPAAYLAASYYEIWTRGVEVLLQRHGFVTHDELRTGHSSQQGVVPKRILKADMVTGALAKGGPCDRPVNTAPLFAVGDHVRTKNINPTGHTRLPRYARAKTGVVEAVQGSFVFPDDNAHGKGENPQWIYTVVFDAPEIWGEGADPSLTVSIDAWENYLERV, translated from the coding sequence ATGAACGGGCCGCACGATCTTGGCGGGCAGATGGGTTTTGGTCCGGTCGCGCCGGAGCCGAACGAACCGGTCTTCCATGCGGAATGGGAAAAGCGGGCGCTCGGCCTCACGCTCTCCTGCGGCGCGTTCGGCGCCTGGAGCATCGATGAAAGCCGGCATGCGCGTGAAAATATCCCTCCGGCTGCATACCTAGCCGCCAGTTATTATGAGATCTGGACGCGTGGGGTCGAAGTGCTGCTGCAACGGCATGGTTTTGTAACGCACGACGAGTTGCGAACCGGCCATTCGTCGCAGCAAGGTGTGGTGCCGAAGCGTATCTTGAAGGCCGATATGGTCACCGGCGCTCTTGCCAAGGGCGGCCCCTGCGATCGGCCGGTCAATACGGCGCCGCTTTTTGCGGTCGGCGATCACGTGCGGACGAAGAACATCAATCCGACGGGACATACGCGTTTGCCCCGCTATGCGCGAGCCAAGACGGGTGTGGTGGAAGCCGTTCAGGGCTCGTTCGTTTTCCCCGACGACAATGCTCATGGCAAGGGCGAGAATCCGCAATGGATTTACACCGTCGTTTTCGATGCGCCGGAAATCTGGGGTGAGGGCGCCGATCCGTCGCTAACCGTCTCCATCGACGCCTGGGAGAACTATCTTGAGCGCGTCTGA
- the nthA gene encoding nitrile hydratase subunit alpha → MHDHDDHHHHDHDNHYSDMQARVKALETLLTEKGLIDPAAIDIIVETYETKVGPRNGAQVVAKAWSDPEFAEWLKRDATAAIASLGFSGRQGEHMRAVFNTPETHNLIVCTLCSCYPWSVLGLPPVWYKAPAYRSRAVIDPRGVLAEFGLTLPDGQKIRVWDSTAELRYLVIPERPDGTEGMNEAALADLVSRDAMIGTAVAKAPEVTI, encoded by the coding sequence ATGCACGATCATGACGACCATCATCACCATGATCATGACAACCACTATTCCGATATGCAGGCGCGCGTGAAGGCGCTGGAGACGCTGCTGACGGAAAAGGGGCTGATCGATCCGGCGGCGATCGACATCATCGTCGAGACCTACGAGACGAAGGTCGGGCCGCGCAACGGAGCGCAGGTGGTGGCGAAAGCCTGGAGCGATCCGGAATTTGCCGAATGGTTGAAGCGCGACGCAACGGCGGCGATTGCCAGCCTTGGTTTTAGCGGTCGGCAGGGCGAGCATATGCGGGCGGTGTTCAATACGCCAGAAACGCATAATCTCATCGTTTGCACGCTCTGCTCCTGCTATCCCTGGTCAGTGCTCGGCCTGCCGCCGGTCTGGTACAAGGCGCCGGCTTATCGCTCTCGCGCTGTCATCGATCCACGCGGCGTGTTGGCCGAATTCGGTCTGACGCTGCCTGATGGGCAGAAGATTCGCGTCTGGGATTCGACGGCCGAGCTGCGCTATCTCGTTATCCCGGAACGTCCTGATGGCACCGAGGGCATGAATGAAGCGGCCCTTGCCGATCTCGTCAGCCGTGACGCCATGATCGGTACGGCGGTCGCCAAGGCTCCGGAGGTGACGATATGA
- a CDS encoding SDR family oxidoreductase has product MKILILGATGFIGSVIAARLRKDGHMITGLARNPGRARIKHPSITWIKADLAKMTNPSDWHAVLNDHQLVINCAGALQDGPSDDLAATQEKAMLALYAAAAQSAIELVVQISARTEGGGQEQPFLATKRNADKALAASGLNHIILRPALVLGRNAHGGTALLRALAAIPFVLPLTHAQSPVETVSVDDVAAIVSAAVAGEFESGADIDLAAGEALTLRELVILHRNWLGLPPTRVMPIPAGLAKVVSSAADIAGRFGWRSPLRSTAMAVMSEGVLSRRNAGHLPTQRLATAIETLNANPSGVQDLWFARLYLLKPLMIGGLALFWMLSGIIPMLAPTAASRHFLPFMPDGMAMALTLTTCLLDIALGAFVLVRPFARSALFGMLAVTLGYLAGGTLLEPSLWFDPLGPFVKALPAILLTLATFAVLEER; this is encoded by the coding sequence ATGAAGATTTTGATTCTTGGCGCAACTGGTTTCATCGGCTCTGTAATCGCGGCGCGATTGCGCAAGGACGGGCATATGATCACCGGTCTTGCCCGTAATCCTGGCCGGGCGCGGATAAAACACCCTTCGATTACCTGGATCAAAGCCGATCTGGCCAAGATGACCAATCCATCAGACTGGCATGCCGTGCTGAACGACCATCAGCTCGTCATCAACTGCGCCGGCGCCCTTCAGGACGGGCCTTCCGATGATCTCGCCGCCACGCAGGAAAAGGCAATGCTGGCGCTCTATGCCGCAGCAGCACAATCGGCAATCGAGCTCGTCGTGCAGATTTCCGCCCGCACGGAAGGTGGAGGCCAAGAGCAGCCGTTCCTGGCGACAAAGCGCAATGCCGACAAGGCGCTGGCGGCAAGTGGTCTCAACCACATTATTCTGAGGCCAGCGCTCGTCCTTGGCCGCAACGCCCATGGCGGTACGGCATTGCTGCGCGCGCTTGCGGCCATACCTTTTGTCCTGCCTCTCACCCATGCGCAAAGCCCGGTCGAGACGGTCTCGGTCGATGATGTCGCCGCGATCGTCTCGGCGGCGGTTGCCGGCGAATTCGAATCCGGCGCCGACATCGATCTTGCTGCCGGCGAAGCATTGACACTGCGCGAACTCGTCATCCTTCATCGAAACTGGCTCGGCCTGCCGCCGACACGGGTCATGCCGATACCGGCCGGCTTGGCAAAGGTGGTAAGCTCGGCGGCCGACATCGCCGGCAGGTTTGGATGGCGCTCGCCGCTCCGGTCGACTGCGATGGCGGTGATGTCCGAAGGAGTTCTCAGCCGAAGGAATGCGGGGCACCTCCCAACTCAACGTTTGGCGACGGCCATCGAAACGCTGAATGCCAATCCCTCCGGCGTTCAGGATTTGTGGTTTGCCCGCCTCTACCTGTTAAAGCCGTTGATGATCGGCGGGCTGGCGCTCTTCTGGATGCTGTCGGGCATCATTCCGATGCTAGCCCCGACAGCGGCAAGCCGGCACTTCCTACCCTTCATGCCGGACGGCATGGCAATGGCTTTGACGCTGACTACCTGTCTGCTTGACATAGCCCTTGGCGCCTTTGTCCTTGTGCGGCCCTTTGCGCGATCGGCCTTGTTCGGAATGCTCGCCGTCACGCTCGGCTATCTTGCCGGCGGCACGTTGCTCGAACCGTCGCTTTGGTTCGATCCACTCGGGCCATTTGTCAAAGCACTGCCGGCGATCCTCCTGACGCTTGCCACATTTGCGGTATTGGAGGAGCGCTGA
- a CDS encoding DUF2269 domain-containing protein, whose amino-acid sequence MTEELLRLVHVVGATVLFGTGAGIAFFMVMAHRTGDPKLIAHVAATVVIADTIFTATAVVFQPVTGYLLAQSIGWPLEEGWIALSLLLYVLTGVFWLPVVWIQIRLRDLARRASATGTPLPAAYHRLYRIWFACGFPAFFAVISILWLMLNKPSISLL is encoded by the coding sequence CTGACAGAGGAGCTTCTTCGGCTTGTTCATGTCGTCGGCGCCACAGTGCTTTTCGGCACCGGTGCGGGTATCGCCTTCTTCATGGTCATGGCGCATCGTACCGGCGACCCCAAGCTGATCGCACATGTCGCCGCAACGGTCGTCATCGCCGATACCATCTTTACGGCAACGGCCGTCGTCTTTCAGCCGGTGACCGGCTATCTGCTCGCACAATCGATCGGCTGGCCGCTCGAAGAAGGATGGATCGCCCTGTCCTTACTGCTCTATGTGCTGACCGGAGTTTTCTGGCTGCCGGTGGTTTGGATACAAATCCGCCTGCGCGATCTCGCTCGAAGGGCATCCGCGACCGGAACGCCGCTGCCGGCAGCCTATCACCGTCTTTATCGCATCTGGTTTGCTTGCGGCTTCCCCGCCTTTTTCGCGGTCATCAGCATTCTTTGGCTGATGCTCAACAAGCCATCCATATCGCTACTTTAG